From the Pseudarthrobacter sp. MM222 genome, one window contains:
- a CDS encoding ribonuclease J, with product MTQTALPGLVTPPRLTKDTLRIVPLGGLGEIGRNMTVFEVDGKLLIVDCGVLFPEETQPGVDLILPDFSYIENRLQDIVAVVLTHGHEDHIGAVPYLLKLRADIPLVGSTLTLALIEAKLQEHRIRPLTLTVTEGQVEKFGPFECEFVAVNHSIPDALAVFLRTAGGTVLHTGDFKMDQLPLDGRITDLRHFAKLGEEGVDLFMSDSTNADVPGFTTAEKEIGPTLDLVFGQASKRIIVASFSSHVHRVQQVLDAAANHNRKVAFVGRSMVRNMAIAAKLGYLEVPAGILVDVKNIGNLPDNRVVLMSTGSQGEPMAALSRMANGDHPVIVGQGDTVVLASSLIPGNENAVFRIINGLLKLGADVIHKGNAKVHVSGHAAAGELLYCYNILEPLNAMPVHGETRHLIANGKIALNSGVPEESILLADNGTVIDLRDHQADIVGQVEVGFVYVDGSSVGEITDADLKDRQTLGDEGFISIITVIHRATGKVVSGPEIHARGVAEDDSVFDEIIPKINAALEEAVLNRSDHTTHQLQQVVRRVVGTWVNRKLRRKPLIIPVVLEA from the coding sequence ATGACCCAAACCGCCCTTCCCGGCCTTGTCACGCCGCCCAGACTCACCAAAGACACCCTGCGGATTGTTCCGCTCGGAGGCCTGGGCGAGATCGGCCGCAACATGACGGTCTTCGAGGTCGACGGAAAGCTGCTCATCGTTGACTGCGGCGTCCTCTTCCCCGAGGAGACGCAGCCCGGCGTCGACCTGATCCTGCCCGATTTCTCCTACATCGAGAACCGTCTTCAGGACATCGTGGCCGTCGTGCTGACCCACGGCCACGAGGACCACATCGGCGCCGTCCCTTACCTGCTGAAGCTCCGCGCGGACATCCCCCTCGTGGGCTCCACGCTGACCCTGGCCCTCATCGAGGCGAAGCTCCAGGAACACCGGATCCGGCCCCTGACCCTCACGGTCACCGAGGGTCAGGTTGAAAAGTTCGGACCGTTCGAGTGCGAGTTCGTCGCGGTGAACCACTCCATCCCCGATGCCCTTGCTGTCTTCCTGCGCACCGCGGGCGGCACCGTCCTGCACACCGGCGACTTCAAGATGGACCAGCTGCCGCTGGACGGCCGGATCACGGACCTCCGCCACTTCGCCAAGCTCGGCGAAGAAGGCGTGGACCTCTTCATGTCCGACTCCACGAACGCCGATGTTCCGGGCTTCACCACGGCCGAGAAGGAAATCGGGCCGACCCTGGACCTGGTCTTCGGGCAGGCGTCCAAGCGCATCATCGTGGCTTCGTTCTCGTCCCACGTACACCGCGTCCAGCAGGTCCTCGATGCCGCCGCCAACCATAACCGCAAGGTGGCCTTTGTGGGCCGCTCGATGGTCCGGAACATGGCCATCGCGGCCAAGCTCGGCTACCTCGAGGTGCCGGCCGGAATCCTGGTCGACGTCAAGAACATCGGCAACCTGCCGGACAACCGCGTGGTGCTGATGTCCACCGGTTCCCAGGGCGAGCCGATGGCGGCCCTGTCCCGCATGGCCAACGGCGACCACCCCGTAATCGTCGGCCAGGGCGACACCGTCGTCCTCGCCTCCAGCCTGATCCCGGGCAACGAGAACGCCGTATTCCGCATCATCAACGGCCTGCTCAAGCTCGGCGCGGACGTCATCCACAAGGGCAACGCCAAGGTCCACGTGTCCGGCCACGCCGCCGCCGGGGAACTGCTGTACTGCTACAACATCCTCGAGCCGCTCAACGCAATGCCGGTCCACGGCGAGACCCGCCACCTGATCGCCAACGGCAAGATCGCCCTGAATTCCGGCGTTCCTGAGGAGAGCATCCTGCTGGCGGACAACGGCACCGTGATTGACCTCCGCGACCACCAGGCCGACATTGTGGGCCAGGTTGAAGTCGGCTTCGTCTACGTGGACGGATCCAGCGTCGGCGAAATCACCGACGCCGATCTCAAGGACCGCCAGACCCTTGGCGATGAAGGCTTCATCTCCATCATCACGGTCATCCACCGCGCCACCGGCAAGGTCGTCTCCGGCCCGGAGATCCACGCCCGCGGCGTCGCCGAGGACGACTCGGTCTTCGACGAGATCATCCCCAAGATCAACGCCGCGCTGGAGGAGGCCGTGCTCAACCGCTCGGACCACACCACCCACCAGCTCCAGCAGGTTGTCCGCCGCGTCGTCGGCACCTGGGTCAACCGCAAGCTCCGCCGCAAGCCCCTGATCATCCCGGTGGTCCTGGAGGCGTAA
- a CDS encoding FtsK/SpoIIIE family DNA translocase, which produces MATRTSSAPRGNSNGKSGSSTGRGSSPVASKSGRSGTAGTGRTRQLAAVEPRQPWLVRVVAGAWLGIAHVVGAGVRRIGSDVSDLAPEDRRDGAALFNLALGVFVATFAWWGFQGWFPDAVYGIVNGTFGWMSLLLPLMLFVCAFRLFRQPDDGRGNNRIGIGFLVMTFAGTGLAHIIGGQPTVADGFDGLRQAGGMLGYLAAAPLAAIHTAVPIAVYSLVAFTSLLIVTATPFGAIPSRLRGAYEHLMGIDLADHEPNGESHDRSYLYENETPAPARKKRRRLFGKDPDAEAGLEGYVGDEAFERALIADEEAEAARSASGSKTGAKSVAPGVRRPTQAEIAVEKIKAAQGLGAAGTAAGSVGENATEAIPLVTPGMVAAGSLNPSGAPGTADGNAAGTDGNAAAGPKVPSNPVAPAPLPTPIPQRTEQLSLAGDVTYTLPSSDVLTPGSIPKERTEANDAIVASLTDTLNQFNVDAQVTGFSRGPTVTRYEIELSAGTKVERVTALSKNISYAVASSDVRILSPIPGKSAIGIEIPNTDRETVSLGDVLRSQNARRTDHPMVMGVGKDVEGGYVVANLAKMPHLLVAGATGAGKSSFVNSMITSILMRATPDEVRMVMVDPKRVELTAYEGVPHLITPIITNPKKAAEALQWVVREMDARYDDLANYGFKHIDDFNKAVRAGKVHPPEGSKRVIRPYPYLLVIVDELADLMMVAPRDVEDSIVRITQLARAAGIHLVLATQRPSVDVVTGLIKANVPSRMAFATSSVTDSRVVLDQPGAEKLIGQGDALFLPMGASKAMRVQGAWVTESEIHKVVEHVKGQLKAVYRDDVAPEAQKKQIDDDIGDDLEVLLQATELVVTTQFGSTSMLQRKLRVGFAKAGRLMDLLESRGVVGPSEGSKARDVLVKPDDLAAVLAAMKGQDGPVTADSQTAALSDNANANIAQGGYAEDLVAADLENRTQSVQYFDGADGGSGDSSGEDDDGSEDAWSLTGR; this is translated from the coding sequence ATGGCGACACGTACTTCCTCCGCGCCAAGAGGAAACTCAAACGGTAAATCAGGCAGCTCGACGGGCAGGGGCTCCAGCCCCGTCGCGTCCAAATCCGGCAGGTCCGGAACGGCGGGCACCGGGCGCACCCGGCAGCTGGCCGCCGTCGAACCCCGGCAGCCCTGGCTGGTGCGGGTCGTGGCCGGCGCCTGGCTCGGCATCGCCCATGTCGTGGGCGCGGGCGTCCGCCGGATCGGCTCGGACGTCAGCGACCTCGCCCCCGAGGACCGCCGCGACGGCGCCGCCCTGTTCAACCTCGCGCTTGGCGTCTTCGTCGCGACCTTCGCCTGGTGGGGCTTCCAGGGCTGGTTCCCCGACGCGGTCTACGGAATTGTCAACGGAACCTTCGGCTGGATGTCCCTGCTGCTGCCGCTCATGCTCTTCGTCTGCGCGTTCCGGCTGTTCCGGCAGCCCGACGACGGCCGCGGCAACAACAGGATCGGCATCGGCTTCCTGGTCATGACCTTCGCGGGTACCGGCCTGGCCCACATCATCGGCGGCCAGCCCACCGTCGCGGACGGATTCGACGGCCTGCGCCAGGCCGGCGGCATGCTCGGTTACCTTGCCGCCGCGCCGCTGGCGGCCATTCACACCGCCGTCCCCATTGCGGTCTACAGCCTGGTCGCCTTCACGTCACTGCTGATTGTCACGGCGACCCCCTTTGGAGCCATCCCCAGCCGGCTGCGGGGCGCCTATGAACACCTCATGGGCATTGACCTGGCGGACCACGAACCAAATGGCGAAAGCCACGACCGCAGCTACCTCTACGAGAACGAGACCCCGGCACCGGCCAGGAAAAAGCGCCGGCGCCTCTTCGGCAAGGACCCCGACGCCGAGGCCGGACTGGAGGGCTACGTCGGCGACGAGGCCTTCGAACGGGCGCTCATCGCGGACGAGGAAGCCGAGGCCGCCAGGTCCGCCAGTGGCTCCAAAACCGGCGCCAAGTCCGTCGCGCCGGGCGTGCGCCGGCCCACGCAGGCCGAGATCGCCGTCGAGAAGATCAAGGCGGCCCAGGGCCTGGGCGCCGCCGGAACAGCCGCCGGTTCCGTGGGCGAGAACGCCACCGAGGCGATTCCGCTGGTCACGCCTGGCATGGTCGCCGCGGGGTCCCTCAACCCGTCCGGGGCCCCGGGAACGGCCGACGGAAACGCCGCCGGAACCGACGGAAACGCCGCTGCCGGTCCCAAGGTCCCGTCCAACCCGGTGGCACCGGCGCCGCTGCCGACACCGATTCCGCAGCGCACGGAACAGCTCTCCCTGGCCGGGGACGTCACGTATACGCTGCCGTCATCGGACGTGCTGACGCCCGGCTCCATCCCGAAGGAACGCACCGAGGCGAACGACGCGATTGTGGCCTCCCTGACTGACACGCTGAACCAGTTCAACGTGGACGCCCAGGTCACCGGCTTCAGCCGCGGCCCCACGGTCACGCGGTACGAAATCGAACTGTCCGCGGGCACCAAGGTGGAACGCGTCACCGCGCTGTCCAAGAACATCTCCTACGCCGTGGCAAGCTCCGATGTCCGCATCCTGAGCCCCATTCCGGGCAAGTCGGCGATCGGCATCGAAATCCCCAACACGGACCGCGAGACGGTCTCGCTTGGCGATGTGCTGCGCAGCCAGAACGCCCGCCGCACGGACCACCCCATGGTTATGGGCGTCGGCAAGGACGTCGAGGGCGGCTACGTCGTCGCGAACCTCGCCAAGATGCCGCACCTTCTGGTGGCAGGCGCCACCGGCGCCGGCAAGTCCTCGTTCGTGAACTCGATGATCACCTCCATCCTCATGCGGGCCACGCCGGACGAGGTCCGCATGGTCATGGTGGACCCCAAGCGCGTGGAACTCACCGCCTACGAAGGCGTCCCGCACCTCATCACGCCGATCATCACGAACCCCAAGAAGGCCGCCGAAGCGCTGCAGTGGGTGGTCCGGGAGATGGACGCCCGCTACGACGACCTCGCCAATTACGGCTTCAAGCACATCGACGACTTCAACAAGGCCGTCCGGGCCGGCAAGGTCCACCCGCCGGAGGGTTCCAAGCGGGTCATCCGGCCATACCCGTACCTGCTGGTGATCGTGGACGAACTCGCCGACCTCATGATGGTGGCCCCGCGCGACGTCGAAGACTCGATCGTCCGCATCACCCAGCTGGCCCGCGCGGCCGGCATCCACCTGGTGCTCGCCACCCAGCGCCCGTCCGTGGACGTCGTCACCGGCCTGATCAAGGCCAACGTGCCCTCCCGGATGGCGTTCGCGACCTCGTCCGTCACCGACTCCCGCGTGGTCCTGGACCAGCCCGGCGCCGAGAAACTCATCGGCCAGGGCGACGCGCTCTTCCTGCCGATGGGGGCCTCCAAGGCGATGCGTGTCCAGGGCGCCTGGGTCACCGAGTCTGAAATCCACAAAGTGGTCGAACACGTCAAGGGCCAGCTCAAGGCGGTCTACCGTGACGACGTCGCCCCGGAGGCGCAGAAGAAGCAGATCGACGACGACATCGGGGACGATCTCGAGGTGCTGCTGCAGGCCACCGAACTGGTGGTCACCACGCAGTTCGGTTCGACGTCAATGCTGCAGCGCAAGCTCCGCGTCGGCTTCGCCAAGGCGGGGCGCCTGATGGACCTGCTCGAATCCAGGGGGGTGGTGGGCCCTTCCGAGGGTTCCAAGGCCCGCGACGTCCTGGTGAAGCCGGACGACCTCGCCGCCGTCCTGGCCGCGATGAAGGGCCAGGACGGCCCGGTGACCGCGGATTCCCAGACCGCGGCGCTCAGCGACAACGCCAACGCCAACATCGCCCAGGGCGGCTACGCGGAGGACCTCGTGGCGGCGGATCTGGAGAACCGCACGCAAAGCGTGCAGTACTTCGACGGCGCGGACGGCGGCTCCGGGGATTCCTCGGGGGAGGACGACGACGGCTCCGAGGACGCCTGGTCGCTCACCGGACGGTAG
- the pgsA gene encoding CDP-diacylglycerol--glycerol-3-phosphate 3-phosphatidyltransferase: MTSAEAKSPGSAARIWNLPNILTMLRIVLVPFFIWFLVADAPGLDSQNGVWRWVAAATFAVAIYTDKLDGDIARSRGLITDFGKIADPIADKLLIGSALVMLSLLQELPWWVTILILVREWGVTALRFFVIRYGVIPASRGGKLKTVVQTAAIFLYVIPLASLAPWLGAVAFAVMMAAVAITVWTGAEYVLEALKLRASGLRARQQIQEGKK; this comes from the coding sequence GTGACTAGCGCCGAAGCAAAGAGTCCCGGGTCCGCCGCGCGGATCTGGAACCTGCCCAACATCCTGACGATGCTGCGGATTGTGCTGGTGCCGTTCTTCATCTGGTTCCTCGTCGCCGACGCCCCCGGGCTGGACAGCCAGAACGGCGTCTGGCGCTGGGTGGCGGCCGCGACTTTCGCTGTCGCCATCTACACGGACAAGCTCGACGGCGACATCGCCCGCAGCCGCGGACTCATCACCGATTTCGGCAAGATCGCCGACCCGATTGCTGACAAGCTGTTGATCGGCTCCGCGCTGGTCATGCTGTCCCTGCTCCAGGAACTGCCCTGGTGGGTCACCATCCTGATCCTGGTCCGCGAATGGGGGGTCACCGCCCTGCGCTTCTTCGTCATCCGCTACGGCGTGATCCCTGCCTCCCGGGGCGGCAAGCTCAAGACGGTCGTCCAGACGGCCGCAATTTTCCTGTACGTCATTCCGCTCGCCTCCCTCGCGCCGTGGCTGGGCGCCGTGGCCTTTGCCGTCATGATGGCGGCCGTGGCCATCACGGTCTGGACGGGCGCGGAATATGTTCTCGAAGCCCTGAAGCTGCGCGCGAGCGGCCTCCGGGCACGGCAGCAGATCCAGGAGGGCAAGAAATGA
- a CDS encoding CinA family protein, which translates to MTTLHPNLHRIAGEAVAGAIERGLTVATAESLTAGMVAAVLADIPGASGMLQGGVVSYQNSVKADVLGVPRELLDTVGAVDGQVAAAMADGARRICGADIGVSTTGVAGPDSHGGKDVGAVYVGIATADGSTSYSYSFDGNRPEIRALACAAALERLLEVLAPGSYRA; encoded by the coding sequence ATGACCACTCTGCATCCGAATCTCCACCGCATCGCCGGCGAGGCCGTGGCCGGGGCAATCGAGCGTGGCCTGACCGTCGCCACCGCCGAGTCGCTCACCGCCGGCATGGTTGCCGCTGTCCTGGCCGATATCCCGGGCGCCTCCGGGATGCTGCAGGGCGGCGTGGTGTCCTACCAGAATTCGGTCAAGGCCGATGTGCTCGGCGTGCCCCGGGAACTCCTCGACACCGTCGGTGCCGTCGACGGGCAGGTTGCCGCGGCGATGGCCGACGGCGCCCGCCGGATCTGTGGCGCCGACATTGGGGTGTCCACCACCGGCGTCGCCGGCCCGGATTCGCACGGCGGCAAGGACGTCGGCGCCGTGTATGTCGGCATTGCGACGGCGGACGGTTCGACGTCGTACTCCTACAGCTTCGACGGAAACCGGCCCGAGATCCGCGCCCTTGCCTGTGCGGCGGCGCTGGAGCGCCTGCTGGAAGTGCTGGCGCCGGGAAGTTACCGGGCGTAA
- a CDS encoding helix-turn-helix domain-containing protein, producing MVKQPVSVNGVVRWKDVGLADQAKSEQKERKMVVLRHEIGDVLRDVRQRQGRTLREVSHSARVSLGYLSEVERGQKEASSELLSSICSALDVPLSSMLREVSDRVAVAEGVAVPDTVPQEFAQRYGRDLDRELNSDLNDELAKGLLSGAR from the coding sequence ATGGTAAAGCAGCCCGTATCCGTAAACGGCGTTGTCCGCTGGAAGGATGTGGGCCTCGCCGATCAGGCTAAGAGCGAACAGAAGGAGCGCAAGATGGTTGTACTTCGTCACGAAATCGGTGATGTTCTGCGCGATGTCCGCCAACGCCAAGGCCGTACCCTCCGCGAAGTCTCGCACAGTGCCCGTGTTTCTCTGGGCTACCTGAGTGAAGTGGAACGCGGCCAGAAGGAAGCCTCCTCGGAGCTCCTTTCCTCGATCTGCTCGGCCCTCGATGTTCCGCTCTCCAGCATGCTCCGCGAAGTCAGCGACCGCGTCGCCGTCGCCGAGGGTGTAGCAGTTCCGGACACCGTTCCGCAGGAGTTCGCACAGCGCTACGGCCGTGACCTGGACCGTGAGCTCAACTCGGACCTGAACGACGAGTTGGCCAAGGGCCTTCTCTCCGGGGCACGTTAG
- a CDS encoding MarR family winged helix-turn-helix transcriptional regulator, protein MSNPAGAPGNAADIPGSAEDPADAALTAVEHQLSLFLRRARSVSQQLSRQVHPDMEPAAYGLLSVIRRKGPIRLTELASCIGVGKPSVSRQIAFLENLGLIAKEADPLDGRAQSIRLTAKGEDKMHQVQDARRELFRERLSEWPAEDLQALAAYMGKLNATYEPDGFPRDESA, encoded by the coding sequence ATGAGCAACCCAGCCGGGGCCCCCGGAAATGCAGCTGACATTCCCGGTAGCGCCGAGGATCCCGCAGACGCGGCACTGACCGCTGTTGAACATCAGCTGAGCCTGTTCTTGCGCCGCGCCCGTTCCGTCTCCCAGCAGCTTTCACGTCAGGTTCATCCGGATATGGAGCCGGCCGCCTACGGCCTGCTGAGCGTGATCCGGCGGAAGGGTCCGATCCGCTTGACCGAGCTGGCCTCCTGCATCGGCGTCGGCAAGCCTTCCGTGAGCCGGCAGATTGCCTTCCTGGAAAATCTCGGCCTGATTGCCAAGGAAGCTGATCCCCTCGATGGCCGCGCGCAGTCGATCCGGCTGACGGCCAAGGGCGAGGACAAGATGCACCAGGTCCAGGACGCCCGCCGCGAGCTTTTTCGGGAGCGGCTCTCCGAGTGGCCGGCCGAGGACCTGCAGGCACTGGCCGCCTACATGGGCAAGCTCAACGCCACCTACGAACCCGACGGCTTCCCCCGGGACGAGTCCGCCTAA
- a CDS encoding DUF3046 domain-containing protein, giving the protein MRISDFWRLMDDEFGAGYSRVLSSSLVLAGVGGRTADQALRAGIPPRQVWLALCDVQDVPPERRLGRDIKPR; this is encoded by the coding sequence GTGCGAATCAGTGACTTTTGGCGGCTCATGGACGATGAATTCGGAGCAGGCTATTCCCGGGTTCTCAGCAGCAGCCTCGTCCTCGCCGGCGTCGGCGGCCGAACCGCGGACCAGGCACTCCGGGCCGGGATACCGCCGCGGCAGGTCTGGCTGGCGTTGTGCGACGTGCAGGATGTGCCGCCCGAGCGCCGCCTGGGCCGGGATATCAAACCGCGCTGA
- the recA gene encoding recombinase RecA has product MAAAPDRQKALDAALAQIDKQFGKGSVMRLGDEVRAPIEVIPTGSIALDVALGIGGLPRGRVVEIYGPESSGKTTVALHAVANAQRLGGIAAFIDAEHALDPEYAAKLGVDTDALLVSQPDTGEQALEIMDMLIGSGSLDVIVIDSVAALVPRAEIEGDMGDSHVGLQARLMSQALRKITGRLSQTKTTAIFINQLREKIGVFFGSPETTTGGKALKFYASIRIDVRRIQTLKEGADSVGNRTKAKIVKNKMAPPFKIAEFDIIYGQGISREGGIIDMGVEHGLIKKSGSWFTYDGDQLGQGMENSRRFLRDNPELASELERLIKEKLGVGVKAPAETEASPKLKAVDGF; this is encoded by the coding sequence ATGGCCGCAGCCCCGGATCGCCAGAAAGCGCTCGACGCAGCGCTTGCCCAGATTGACAAGCAGTTCGGCAAGGGCTCGGTCATGCGCCTGGGCGACGAAGTCCGAGCTCCCATCGAGGTCATTCCGACCGGCTCCATCGCCCTGGACGTAGCGCTGGGAATTGGCGGGCTGCCCCGCGGCCGTGTCGTTGAGATCTATGGTCCGGAATCCTCCGGTAAGACCACCGTTGCCCTGCACGCGGTGGCCAATGCCCAGCGTCTCGGCGGTATCGCCGCCTTCATCGACGCCGAGCACGCCCTGGATCCGGAGTACGCAGCCAAGCTGGGCGTCGACACCGACGCCCTTCTCGTTTCGCAGCCGGACACCGGTGAGCAGGCCCTGGAAATCATGGATATGCTGATCGGCTCCGGCTCGCTGGACGTCATCGTCATCGACTCCGTCGCCGCCCTGGTTCCCCGCGCGGAAATCGAAGGCGACATGGGTGACAGCCACGTCGGACTCCAGGCCCGCCTCATGAGCCAGGCCCTGCGTAAGATCACCGGGCGCCTCAGCCAGACCAAGACCACGGCCATCTTCATCAACCAGTTGCGCGAAAAGATCGGTGTGTTCTTCGGCTCCCCGGAAACCACCACCGGTGGTAAGGCCCTGAAGTTCTACGCGTCCATTCGCATCGACGTCCGCCGGATCCAGACCCTCAAGGAGGGCGCGGACTCGGTCGGTAACCGCACCAAGGCCAAGATCGTCAAGAACAAGATGGCCCCGCCCTTCAAGATCGCCGAATTCGACATCATCTACGGTCAGGGCATCTCCCGCGAGGGCGGCATCATTGACATGGGTGTCGAGCACGGCCTGATCAAGAAGTCGGGCTCCTGGTTCACCTACGACGGCGATCAGTTGGGCCAGGGCATGGAGAACTCGCGCCGCTTCCTGCGCGACAACCCTGAGCTTGCCTCCGAACTGGAGCGTCTCATCAAGGAAAAGCTTGGCGTCGGCGTGAAGGCCCCGGCCGAGACCGAAGCATCACCGAAGCTGAAGGCCGTTGACGGGTTCTAA